In Miscanthus floridulus cultivar M001 chromosome 5, ASM1932011v1, whole genome shotgun sequence, one genomic interval encodes:
- the LOC136449401 gene encoding GDSL esterase/lipase At5g45910-like, translating into MGGGRLPVACSAVFVLLAAAGCVWAPRAAVAAREYAAIFNFGDSLVDAGNLVVDGIPDYLATARLPYGMNYFGYPTGRCSDGRLVVDFIAQELGVPLLPPSKAKNATFHRGANFAITGATSLDTPFFVERGLGQTVWNSGSLHTQIQWFQDMKPKLCSSPEECRELFRRSLFIVGEFGGNDYNSPLFAFRPIAEAHDFVPHVVESIGKGVEKLIAEGAVDLVVPGVLPIGCFPVYLSIFRKQADGYGGRSGCIRDLNTLSWVHNAALRRKVEELRGKHPGVRIVYADYYTPAIQFVLHAEKYGMLKQTPRACCGAPGVGEYNFNLTSKCGEPGAYACQDPSNHWSWDGIHLTEAAYGHIAKGWLYGPFADPPILDTKHLG; encoded by the exons ATGGGTGGTGGCCGGCTGCCGGTGGCGTGCTCCGCCGTCTTCGTCCTCCTCGCCGCGGCGGGATGCGTGTGGGCACCGCGGGCGGCCGTGGCGGCGCGGGAGTACGCGGCCATCTTCAACTTCGGGGACTCCCTGGTGGACGCCGGCAACCTCGTGGTGGACGGCATCCCGGACTACCTCGCCACGGCGCGCCTGCCCTACGGCATGAACTACTTCGGCTACCCCACCGGGCGCTGCTCCGACGGCCGCCTCGTCGTTGACTTCATCG CGCAGGAGCTGGGtgtgccgctgctgccgccatcCAAGGCGAAGAACGCGACGTTCCACCGGGGCGCCAACTTCGCCATCACGGGCGCGACGTCCCTCGACACGCCTTTCTTCGTGGAGCGCGGGCTGGGTCAGACAGTCTGGAACTCAGGCTCCCTGCACACGCAGATCCAGTGGTTCCAGGACATGAAGCCCAAGCTCTGCAGCTCCCCGGAGGAGTGCCGGGAGCTGTTCCGTCGGTCTCTGTTCATCGTGGGCGAGTTCGGCGGGAACGACTACAACTCGCCGCTGTTCGCGTTCCGCCCCATCGCCGAGGCGCACGACTTCGTGCCCCACGTGGTGGAGTCCATCGGGAAGGGGGTGGAGAAGCTCATCGCGGAGGGCGCCGTGGACCTGGTGGTGCCCGGGGTGCTCCCCATCGGGTGCTTCCCCGTCTACCTCTCCATCTTCCGGAAGCAGGCCGACGGCTACGGCGGCCGCAGCGGGTGCATCAGGGACCTCAACACGCTGTCGTGGGTGCACAACGCCGCGCTGCGCCGCAAGGTCGAGGAGCTCCGGGGGAAGCATCCGGGGGTGCGCATCGTGTACGCCGACTACTACACGCCTGCCATCCAGTTCGTCCTCCACGCCGAGAAATACG GGATGTTGAAGCAGACGCCGCGGGCCTGCTGCGGGGCGCCCGGCGTGGGGGAGTACAACTTCAACCTGACGTCCAAGTGCGGCGAGCCGGGGGCGTACGCGTGCCAGGACCCCTCCAACCACTGGAGCTGGGACGGCATCCACCTCACCGAGGCCGCCTACGGCCACATCGCCAAGGGCTGGCTCTACGGGCCCTTTGCCGACCCGCCCATCCTCGACACCAAGCATCTCGGCTAA